The DNA segment ACAGGAAACGCGCACCTACGAGCGGTATAAGACTCTGCTATCGCCGGAACGGTTGGCGGTGATTGCGCCGCATCGCGCCGCCCTACGCCTGACTCCCCTGGCCGAAGAACTGCTGGCCAAGAGCGAGGCCGAAGTGCAACGCGAGCAACGCGAAGAAGAAGCGCGGCGGCAGAAGGAACTCGAGGACGCACAGAAATTGGCTGAGAGCGCCTTGGCCCGCGCCCGCGCCGAACGTCGGGGGCGGTTGGTGACGATCGGAATGTTGGTCGTTGCGATCGTTCTCGTTGTTGTGCTCAGCTACAATCCAATTCGAAATGCGATTTTACGCCAACAAGCAATGGGGCCTGCGTTAATTTCCATATCCGAATCAGAGGTAATTCTGGGAGATTCTAGATACGTAAACGATGATCCTTCATACCTTCCCAGACAAAAATATCGGGTTGAAGCCTTCGAAATCGAACCATACGAAGTAACAAATGACCGCTATTTGCTTTGTGTAAAATCAGGCAATTGCTCACTTCCTATTGCTCCATCATCAAGTTATAGTGGGGATGCAAATACTAAATTGCCGGTTGTAAATATTACAGCAGTCCAAGCCAGCCAATTTTGTGAATGGCTCGGACGACGACTACCAAGCGATTTGCAGTGGGAACGAGCAGCGCGTTTTACCGATGAACGGATATGGCCCTGGGGCAATTTAACTCCATCAGTTGAGCAAGCCAATTTCTATTATGAAGAAGATCCAATTCTTCAACCCATCGGGCGATACGAAAGTGGTAAATCGCCAGAGGGAATATATGATCTGGCCGGCAATGTTTGGGAATGGACTCGATCTGCTTATTTTCCAGGTCAACCAGATCTGGATTTGAACTCCACAACCCAACCAGATGTGGTAAGCGCAAGAGGGGGCGGTTACGATGCCAGTTATGACTCTATGAAAAATACTATCGCATTTCGTATTGCCGGTACGCCATTTGCTCCTAATGGAGGGATTGGCTTCCGATGTATTTCAAAATAGGCTTGTAAAATAGCCCTAG comes from the Chloroflexota bacterium genome and includes:
- a CDS encoding SUMF1/EgtB/PvdO family nonheme iron enzyme, yielding MSEVLGPQTALYIILDQAEELFTQLGAEGRAEFVTELADCVSDESLPVRWLLSMRTEFFGNLANFRPQIQDPFANDYRLNRLNRAEAGEVITEPAKRRSIAFEDGLVEQLLDDLSAGADELPPPQIQLVCSGLYDNLPDGKTSITRAQYDAAGGATGILREHLARVLGRDLKPAQRPIAQRLFEALITAEGRRAVRRQSELIADFKASQLKDLPPETVQAVLNQLVDSRLLRAQEQEADPTQAEPAYELASGLSPEMTAALTYELAHDYLLDQIKLDPEAQARKAAQELLEQETRTYERYKTLLSPERLAVIAPHRAALRLTPLAEELLAKSEAEVQREQREEEARRQKELEDAQKLAESALARARAERRGRLVTIGMLVVAIVLVVVLSYNPIRNAILRQQAMGPALISISESEVILGDSRYVNDDPSYLPRQKYRVEAFEIEPYEVTNDRYLLCVKSGNCSLPIAPSSSYSGDANTKLPVVNITAVQASQFCEWLGRRLPSDLQWERAARFTDERIWPWGNLTPSVEQANFYYEEDPILQPIGRYESGKSPEGIYDLAGNVWEWTRSAYFPGQPDLDLNSTTQPDVVSARGGGYDASYDSMKNTIAFRIAGTPFAPNGGIGFRCISK